Proteins encoded together in one Paracidovorax wautersii window:
- a CDS encoding homoserine dehydrogenase: MKPIQVGLLGIGTVGSGVFNVLQRNQEEIRRRAGRGIEVTMVADLDVERARAVAGANVQVVNDARAVIANPDIDIVVELIGGYGIAKALVLEAIAAGKHVVTANKALLAVHGTEIFAAASAKGVMVAFEAAVAGGIPIIKALREGLTANRIQWIAGIINGTTNFILSEMRDKGLDFDVVLKEAQRLGYAEADPTFDIEGVDAAHKATIMSAIAFGIPVQFDKAYVEGITQLAGADIKYAEQLGYRIKLLGIAKRRSGADADGVELRVHPTLIPAKRLIANVEGAMNAVVVQADAVGTTLYYGKGAGSEPTASAVIADLVDITRLASADPEHRVPYLAFQPHTLDKAQAQLPVLPASEFATSYYLRLRVADQAGVLAKVTGLLAGAGISIDAVLQREADEVGGEGSTQTDLIILTHETREGTMNDAIAQMQALPTVLAPITRIRKEELN, encoded by the coding sequence ATGAAACCGATTCAAGTAGGCCTCCTGGGCATTGGCACCGTGGGCAGCGGCGTCTTCAACGTGCTGCAGCGCAACCAGGAAGAGATCCGCCGCCGCGCGGGCCGCGGCATCGAGGTGACCATGGTGGCCGACCTGGATGTGGAGCGCGCCCGTGCCGTGGCCGGCGCGAACGTGCAGGTGGTGAACGACGCCCGCGCCGTGATCGCCAATCCCGACATCGACATCGTGGTCGAGCTGATCGGCGGCTACGGCATCGCCAAGGCGCTGGTGCTCGAAGCCATCGCCGCCGGCAAGCACGTGGTGACGGCCAACAAGGCCCTGCTGGCCGTGCACGGCACCGAGATCTTCGCGGCCGCATCGGCCAAGGGCGTGATGGTGGCCTTCGAGGCGGCCGTGGCCGGCGGCATCCCCATCATCAAGGCGCTGCGCGAAGGCCTCACGGCCAACCGCATCCAGTGGATCGCCGGCATCATCAACGGCACGACGAACTTCATCCTGTCCGAAATGCGCGACAAGGGCCTGGACTTCGACGTGGTGCTGAAGGAAGCGCAGCGCCTGGGCTACGCCGAGGCCGACCCGACCTTCGACATCGAAGGCGTGGACGCCGCGCACAAGGCCACCATCATGTCGGCCATCGCGTTCGGCATTCCGGTGCAGTTCGACAAGGCCTATGTGGAAGGCATCACGCAGCTGGCCGGCGCGGACATCAAGTACGCCGAGCAGCTGGGCTACCGCATCAAGCTGCTGGGCATCGCCAAGCGCCGCTCGGGTGCAGACGCCGACGGCGTGGAGCTGCGCGTGCACCCCACGCTGATCCCGGCCAAGCGCCTGATCGCCAACGTGGAAGGCGCCATGAACGCCGTGGTGGTGCAGGCCGATGCCGTGGGCACCACGCTGTACTACGGCAAGGGCGCGGGCAGCGAGCCCACGGCCAGCGCCGTGATCGCCGACCTGGTGGACATCACCCGCCTGGCTTCGGCTGACCCCGAGCACCGCGTGCCCTACCTGGCCTTCCAGCCGCACACCCTGGACAAGGCGCAGGCCCAGCTGCCGGTGCTGCCGGCCAGCGAATTCGCCACCAGCTACTACCTGCGCCTGCGGGTGGCCGACCAGGCCGGCGTGCTGGCCAAGGTGACCGGCTTGCTGGCCGGTGCCGGCATCAGCATCGACGCCGTGCTGCAGCGCGAAGCCGATGAGGTGGGCGGCGAAGGCTCCACGCAGACCGACCTCATCATCCTGACGCACGAAACCCGCGAAGGCACGATGAACGACGCCATCGCGCAGATGCAGGCGCTGCCCACGGTGCTGGCGCCCATCACGCGCATCCGCAAGGAGGAGCTGAACTGA
- a CDS encoding peroxiredoxin: MAIVVNKPLPEFEANATGGVKVSNTSHLGQILILYFYPKDNTPGCTTEAMQFRDKYKDFVKAGAAVFGVSRDNMKSHDDFKEKLELPFELIADTEEKMCHMFGVVKNKIMYGKKVKGIERSTFLVGPDGLLVQEWRGLKVPGHVDEVLKAVKSIKALKKAA, encoded by the coding sequence ATGGCGATCGTTGTCAACAAACCCCTCCCAGAATTTGAAGCCAACGCGACCGGCGGAGTCAAGGTATCCAACACCTCGCACCTCGGCCAGATTCTGATCCTGTACTTCTATCCCAAGGACAACACCCCCGGCTGCACCACCGAGGCCATGCAGTTCCGCGACAAGTACAAGGACTTCGTGAAGGCCGGCGCTGCGGTGTTCGGCGTGTCGCGCGACAACATGAAGTCGCACGACGACTTCAAGGAAAAGCTCGAGCTGCCCTTCGAACTGATCGCCGACACCGAAGAGAAGATGTGCCACATGTTCGGCGTGGTCAAGAACAAGATCATGTACGGCAAGAAGGTCAAGGGCATCGAGCGCAGCACCTTCCTGGTGGGCCCCGACGGCCTGCTGGTCCAGGAATGGCGCGGCCTGAAGGTGCCCGGCCACGTGGACGAAGTCCTCAAGGCCGTGAAGTCCATCAAGGCGCTGAAAAAAGCCGCCTGA
- a CDS encoding Mth938-like domain-containing protein, producing MKFQPDRSDAQTISGYGPGWIGIDGERLTASVVVGSRGQRQPWNCTRFEDLTPEHFAQLAELDTELIVFGSGARNRFPPPAWLQPLMARRIGLETMDTQAACRTYNILAGEGRNVVAALLLETTP from the coding sequence ATGAAATTCCAGCCCGACCGCTCCGACGCCCAGACCATCAGCGGCTATGGCCCGGGCTGGATCGGCATCGATGGCGAACGCCTCACCGCCAGCGTGGTGGTGGGCTCCCGCGGCCAGCGCCAGCCGTGGAACTGCACCCGCTTCGAGGACCTCACGCCGGAGCACTTCGCCCAGTTGGCCGAGCTGGATACGGAGCTGATCGTGTTCGGCAGCGGCGCGCGCAACCGGTTTCCGCCGCCGGCCTGGCTGCAGCCGCTGATGGCCCGCCGCATCGGCCTGGAGACCATGGACACCCAGGCCGCCTGCCGCACTTACAACATCCTGGCGGGCGAAGGCCGCAACGTGGTCGCGGCGCTGCTGCTGGAAACCACCCCCTGA
- the glp gene encoding gephyrin-like molybdotransferase Glp: MRPPMKPLADALADLLAQATPLAGTDTVDTFDADGRVLRAAAVSPLQVPPQDNSAMDGYAVRCADVAAAGAVLPVSQRIPAGSLGTPLAAGTAARIFTGAPLPEGADAIVMQEDCEALDEGRSVRVNAVPAAHQWIRRAGEDIALGAQVLAAGTRLTPAALGLAASIGLGRLDVARRPRVALFSTGDELAMPGEVPPEQMKPGAIYNSNRFFLRTLLQRLGCEVTDLGIVPDRRDATIEALRSASASHDVILTSGGVSVGEEDHIKPAVEALGALHLWQIAMKPGKPFAYGQIPRAGGVAHFMGLPGNPVSSFMTFLVLVRPFLLRLQGVQDVAPKAFAATAGFDLPRADKRREFLRVRQGADGRLELFSHQGSGVLTSTAWGDGVVDNPPETPIARGDTVRFIPFAELMS, encoded by the coding sequence ATGCGCCCTCCGATGAAGCCGCTGGCCGATGCGCTGGCTGATCTGCTGGCCCAGGCCACCCCGTTGGCCGGGACCGACACCGTGGACACCTTCGATGCCGACGGCCGCGTGCTGCGCGCCGCGGCCGTGTCGCCGCTGCAGGTGCCGCCCCAGGACAACAGCGCCATGGACGGCTACGCCGTGCGCTGCGCCGATGTGGCTGCCGCCGGCGCCGTGCTGCCGGTGTCGCAGCGCATTCCCGCCGGCAGCCTGGGCACGCCCCTGGCCGCCGGCACGGCCGCCCGCATCTTCACCGGCGCGCCGCTGCCCGAAGGGGCGGACGCCATCGTCATGCAGGAGGACTGCGAAGCGCTGGACGAGGGCCGCAGCGTGCGCGTGAACGCCGTGCCCGCCGCGCACCAGTGGATCCGCCGCGCGGGCGAGGACATCGCCCTGGGCGCGCAGGTGCTGGCCGCCGGCACGCGCCTCACGCCCGCCGCCCTGGGGCTGGCCGCCAGCATCGGCCTGGGCCGGCTGGACGTGGCCCGCCGCCCGCGCGTGGCCCTGTTCTCCACGGGCGACGAACTGGCCATGCCCGGCGAGGTGCCGCCCGAGCAGATGAAGCCCGGCGCCATCTACAACAGCAACCGCTTCTTTCTGCGCACGCTGCTGCAGCGGCTGGGCTGCGAGGTGACCGACCTCGGCATCGTCCCCGACCGGCGCGATGCCACCATCGAGGCGTTGCGCAGCGCCAGCGCCTCGCACGACGTGATCCTGACCAGCGGCGGCGTGTCCGTGGGCGAAGAGGACCACATCAAGCCGGCCGTCGAAGCGCTGGGCGCGCTGCACCTGTGGCAGATCGCCATGAAGCCGGGCAAGCCTTTTGCCTACGGCCAGATTCCGCGCGCCGGGGGCGTGGCGCACTTCATGGGGCTGCCGGGCAATCCGGTGTCCAGCTTCATGACCTTTCTGGTGCTGGTGCGGCCCTTTCTGCTGCGCCTGCAAGGCGTGCAGGACGTGGCGCCCAAGGCGTTTGCCGCCACCGCCGGCTTCGATTTGCCGCGGGCCGACAAGCGGCGCGAATTCCTGCGCGTGCGCCAGGGCGCGGACGGGCGCCTGGAGCTGTTCAGCCACCAGGGCTCGGGCGTGCTCACCTCCACCGCCTGGGGCGATGGCGTGGTCGACAACCCGCCGGAAACCCCCATCGCGCGTGGCGACACCGTGCGCTTCATTCCCTTTGCCGAGCTGATGTCATGA
- a CDS encoding PhoH family protein: MPLPPAPTKRAALLSPDAYNNPAALEPQTPVLEDISAADAPAARGTRRKSASTSTRAAERRQDAPAARASTAAPAPTAAATTTATPAPTPARGRKSPATAPAPASRATPAPVPATSPAASAPSSAPVRAAHEPMTTAPAGRTRKQRGTGPKKMFVLDTNVLLHDPTSLFRFEEHDIFLPMIVLEELDGHKKGMTEVARNGRQASRTLDALAAAQGADIALGLKLDSTGQKAAGGCLYFQTAPLDYSLPTSLPQGKADNQILGVVEALRKLHAPREVVLVSKDINMRVKARALGLHAEDYQNDKTLEDGDLLYSGLLALPPDFWVKSGKNVESWQSGAHTYYRIGGPIVPQLMINQFVYFEAPGEPSLFARVSEIRDKTAVLQTLKDYGSSKNTVWGVNTRNREQNFAMNLLMDPDVDFVTLTGTAGTGKTLMALAAGLTQVLDDRRYTEIIMTRATVSVGEDIGFLPGTEEEKMGPWMGALDDNLEFLAKGDGGNAGEWGRAATNELIRSRIKIKSMNFMRGRTFLNKYVIIDEAQNLTPKQMKTLITRAGPGTKIICMGNLAQIDTPYLTEGSSGLTYAVDRFKGWPHSGHITLARGERSRLADFASEVL; this comes from the coding sequence ATGCCCCTGCCCCCCGCCCCCACGAAGCGCGCCGCACTGCTCTCCCCGGATGCCTATAACAACCCGGCGGCCCTGGAACCACAGACCCCTGTTCTAGAAGATATCTCCGCCGCCGATGCGCCCGCCGCACGCGGCACCCGCAGGAAGAGCGCGAGCACCTCCACGCGCGCCGCAGAACGCCGGCAGGACGCTCCTGCCGCACGTGCCAGCACCGCCGCGCCGGCGCCGACCGCAGCGGCCACGACGACGGCTACGCCTGCACCCACCCCGGCCCGCGGCCGCAAATCCCCCGCCACCGCACCGGCGCCTGCCAGCCGGGCCACGCCCGCCCCGGTTCCTGCCACCTCGCCAGCGGCCAGCGCGCCCAGTTCCGCGCCCGTGCGTGCGGCCCACGAGCCCATGACCACGGCGCCGGCCGGCCGCACGCGCAAGCAGCGCGGCACGGGTCCCAAGAAGATGTTCGTGCTGGACACCAACGTGCTGCTGCACGATCCGACCAGCCTGTTCCGCTTCGAGGAACACGACATCTTCCTGCCGATGATCGTGCTGGAGGAACTCGACGGCCACAAGAAGGGCATGACCGAAGTGGCCCGCAACGGCCGCCAGGCCAGCCGCACGCTGGACGCGCTGGCCGCCGCCCAGGGCGCGGACATCGCCCTCGGCCTGAAGCTGGACTCCACCGGCCAGAAGGCGGCCGGCGGCTGCCTGTACTTCCAGACCGCGCCGCTCGACTACAGCCTGCCCACCAGCCTGCCCCAGGGCAAGGCCGACAACCAGATCCTGGGCGTGGTGGAAGCCCTGCGCAAGCTGCACGCCCCGCGCGAGGTGGTGCTGGTGTCCAAGGACATCAACATGCGCGTGAAGGCGCGCGCCCTGGGCCTGCACGCCGAGGACTACCAGAACGACAAGACGCTGGAGGACGGCGACCTGCTCTACTCCGGCCTGCTGGCCCTGCCACCCGACTTCTGGGTCAAGAGCGGCAAGAACGTCGAGAGCTGGCAGAGCGGCGCGCACACGTACTATCGCATCGGCGGGCCGATCGTGCCGCAACTGATGATCAACCAGTTCGTGTACTTCGAGGCGCCCGGCGAGCCCAGCCTGTTCGCCCGGGTCAGCGAGATCCGCGACAAGACGGCCGTGCTGCAGACGCTCAAGGACTACGGCTCGTCCAAGAACACCGTCTGGGGCGTGAACACCCGCAACCGCGAGCAGAACTTCGCCATGAACCTGCTTATGGACCCGGATGTGGACTTCGTCACCCTCACCGGCACGGCCGGCACCGGCAAGACGCTGATGGCGCTGGCCGCGGGCCTCACGCAGGTGCTGGACGACCGCCGCTACACCGAGATCATCATGACCCGCGCCACCGTCAGCGTGGGCGAGGACATCGGCTTCCTGCCCGGCACCGAAGAGGAAAAGATGGGCCCGTGGATGGGCGCGCTGGACGACAACCTCGAATTCCTGGCCAAGGGCGACGGCGGCAACGCCGGCGAATGGGGCCGCGCGGCCACCAACGAGCTGATCCGCAGCCGCATCAAGATCAAGAGCATGAACTTCATGCGCGGCCGCACCTTCCTGAACAAGTACGTGATCATCGACGAGGCGCAGAACCTGACGCCCAAGCAGATGAAGACGCTGATCACCCGCGCGGGTCCCGGCACGAAGATCATCTGCATGGGCAACCTGGCGCAGATCGACACGCCCTACCTCACGGAAGGCTCCTCCGGCCTGACCTACGCGGTGGACCGCTTCAAGGGTTGGCCGCACAGCGGCCACATCACCCTGGCACGCGGCGAGCGCTCGCGCCTGGCCGACTTCGCCAGCGAGGTGCTCTGA
- the mobB gene encoding molybdopterin-guanine dinucleotide biosynthesis protein B, with protein MKVVGFAGFSGSGKTTLIAQLIPLLRVRGQRVSVVKHAHHRFDIDHPGKDSWRHREAGAFEVVIASDRRLALLREFEQRQEPSVHDLLAELDPAVDWVLVEGLKEADVPKVEVWRAPSADYAARPARYPEDAWVQAIATDRADQLPQPTALPVFDVHAPTPLADWLLAHGPRFDYAPRGVPAARVP; from the coding sequence ATGAAGGTGGTCGGCTTTGCCGGGTTCTCGGGCAGCGGCAAGACCACGCTGATCGCCCAGCTCATCCCGCTGCTGCGCGTACGCGGCCAGCGCGTGTCGGTCGTCAAGCATGCGCACCACCGCTTCGACATCGACCACCCGGGCAAGGACAGCTGGCGCCACCGCGAGGCCGGTGCCTTCGAGGTGGTGATCGCGTCCGACCGGCGCCTGGCGCTGCTGCGCGAATTCGAGCAGCGGCAGGAGCCCTCGGTGCACGACCTGCTGGCCGAACTGGACCCGGCCGTGGACTGGGTGCTGGTGGAAGGCTTGAAGGAGGCCGATGTGCCCAAGGTCGAGGTCTGGCGCGCACCGTCCGCCGATTACGCGGCGCGCCCGGCGCGCTATCCTGAGGACGCCTGGGTGCAGGCCATCGCCACCGATCGTGCCGACCAACTGCCCCAGCCCACGGCGCTGCCCGTGTTCGACGTGCACGCCCCCACGCCGCTGGCCGACTGGCTGCTGGCCCATGGCCCCCGTTTTGACTATGCACCGCGCGGCGTGCCCGCAGCGCGTGTGCCGTAA
- a CDS encoding pyridoxal phosphate-dependent aminotransferase yields the protein MKTVHKSAKLSNVLYDVRGPIVDAAKQMEDEGQKIIKLNIGNLAPFGFDAPEEIQQDMIRNLPNSAGYSDSKGIFAARKAVMHYTQQQGVSGVTLDDIYLGNGASDLIVMATTALLDDGDELLVPAPDYPLWTASASLAGGKPVHYLCDEANGWMPNLDDIRSKITPRTRGLVVINPNNPTGALYSDELLKGLVEIAREHGLVLMADEVYDKVLYDGVEHTAIASLSTDVLTLTFNSLSKAYRSCGYRAGWMVVSGNKAVARDYIEGLNMLANIKLGSNVPGQWAIQTALGGYQSINDLVREGGRLRRQRDLAYELISAIPGVSCVKPKAALYMFPRLDPAMYPIADDRQFFMEVLRATRVMLVQGSGFNYPDNQHFRIVFLPHEDDLRVAIGRLADFLAQYRQRHGTA from the coding sequence ATGAAGACCGTCCACAAATCCGCCAAGCTCAGTAACGTTCTCTACGATGTGCGGGGCCCTATCGTGGATGCGGCCAAGCAGATGGAGGACGAGGGCCAGAAGATCATCAAGCTGAACATCGGCAACCTCGCGCCGTTCGGCTTCGATGCGCCGGAAGAGATCCAGCAGGACATGATCCGCAACCTGCCCAACTCGGCGGGCTATTCGGACAGCAAGGGCATCTTCGCCGCGCGCAAGGCGGTGATGCACTACACCCAGCAACAAGGCGTATCGGGCGTGACGCTCGACGACATCTACCTGGGCAACGGCGCCAGCGACCTGATCGTGATGGCCACCACCGCGCTGCTCGACGACGGCGACGAGCTGCTGGTGCCCGCCCCCGACTACCCGCTGTGGACGGCGTCCGCCAGCCTGGCCGGCGGCAAGCCCGTGCACTACCTGTGCGACGAGGCCAACGGCTGGATGCCTAACCTGGACGACATCCGCAGCAAGATCACCCCGCGCACCCGCGGCCTGGTGGTCATCAACCCCAACAACCCGACCGGGGCGCTGTACTCCGACGAGTTGCTCAAGGGCTTGGTGGAGATCGCGCGCGAGCACGGGCTGGTGCTCATGGCCGACGAGGTCTACGACAAGGTGCTGTACGACGGCGTGGAGCACACGGCCATCGCCAGCCTGTCGACCGATGTGCTGACGCTGACCTTCAACTCGCTTTCCAAGGCCTACCGTTCGTGCGGCTACCGCGCGGGCTGGATGGTGGTGTCCGGCAACAAGGCCGTGGCCCGCGACTACATCGAAGGCCTGAACATGCTGGCCAACATCAAGCTGGGCTCGAACGTGCCCGGCCAGTGGGCCATCCAGACCGCGCTGGGCGGCTACCAGAGCATCAACGACCTGGTCCGCGAGGGCGGGCGCCTGCGGCGCCAGCGCGACCTGGCTTACGAACTCATCTCGGCGATCCCGGGCGTGAGCTGCGTGAAACCCAAGGCGGCGCTCTACATGTTCCCCCGCCTCGACCCGGCGATGTACCCCATCGCCGACGACCGCCAGTTCTTCATGGAAGTGCTGCGCGCGACCCGCGTCATGCTGGTCCAGGGTTCGGGCTTCAACTACCCGGACAACCAGCACTTCCGCATCGTCTTCCTGCCGCACGAGGACGACCTGCGCGTGGCGATCGGCCGTCTCGCAGACTTCCTCGCGCAATACCGCCAACGCCACGGTACGGCCTGA
- the dnaB gene encoding replicative DNA helicase — protein MSAVMPPLEDDFSPAAPAAASALDPQVAQLRVPPHSIEAESSVLGGLLLDNNAWDRVGDLLVDGDFYRHEHQQIYAAIGKLVNASKPADVITVFEELQSLGQAAEVGGLAYLNSLAQYVPSASNIRRYAEIVRERSVLRKLVTASDEISTNAFNPKGKTVEKILDEAESKIFAIGEEGSRMKQGFQSLDNLVIDLLDQVQEMADNPMDVTGVPTGFADLDRMTSGLQAGDMIVLAARPSMGKTSFAVNIAEHVALNEGLPVAIFSMEMGAAQLAVRIVGSIGRVNQGNLRTGKLTDEEWPRLTEAIERLRTVSLHIDETPGLTPGELRANARRLARQCGKLGLIVVDYLQLMSGSGAGSADNRATELGEISRGLKMLAKELQCPVIALSQLNRSVEQRTDKRPMMSDLRESGAIEQDADIIMFIYRDDYYNKDSKEPNVAEVIIGKQRNGPTGTVKLFFQKNQTRFENLAQGYGGDDY, from the coding sequence ATGTCTGCCGTGATGCCTCCGCTCGAAGACGATTTCTCTCCCGCGGCGCCCGCCGCTGCCTCTGCGCTCGATCCGCAGGTCGCGCAGTTGCGCGTCCCTCCGCACTCGATCGAGGCGGAGTCGAGCGTGCTGGGTGGCCTGCTGCTGGACAACAACGCCTGGGACCGCGTGGGCGACCTGCTGGTCGATGGCGACTTCTACCGGCATGAGCACCAGCAGATCTACGCGGCCATCGGCAAACTGGTCAATGCCAGCAAGCCGGCCGACGTGATCACGGTGTTCGAGGAACTGCAAAGCCTGGGCCAGGCGGCGGAGGTGGGCGGGCTGGCCTACCTCAACAGCCTGGCGCAGTACGTGCCCAGCGCCAGCAACATCCGCCGCTACGCCGAGATCGTGCGGGAGCGTTCGGTGCTGCGCAAGCTGGTCACGGCCAGCGACGAGATCTCCACCAACGCCTTCAACCCCAAGGGCAAGACGGTGGAAAAGATCCTGGACGAGGCGGAGTCCAAGATCTTCGCGATCGGCGAAGAAGGCTCTCGCATGAAGCAGGGCTTCCAGTCGCTGGACAACCTGGTCATCGACCTGCTCGATCAGGTGCAGGAGATGGCGGACAACCCCATGGACGTGACCGGCGTGCCGACCGGCTTCGCCGACCTGGACCGGATGACGTCCGGCCTGCAGGCGGGCGACATGATCGTGCTGGCCGCGCGCCCCTCCATGGGCAAGACCTCGTTCGCGGTGAACATTGCCGAGCATGTGGCGCTCAACGAGGGCCTGCCGGTCGCCATCTTCTCCATGGAAATGGGCGCCGCCCAGCTGGCGGTGCGTATCGTGGGCTCCATCGGCCGCGTGAACCAGGGCAACCTGCGGACCGGCAAGCTGACGGACGAGGAATGGCCGCGCCTGACCGAGGCCATCGAGCGCCTGCGCACCGTGTCGCTGCACATCGACGAGACGCCGGGCCTGACTCCGGGCGAGCTGCGCGCCAACGCCCGGCGCCTGGCGCGCCAGTGCGGCAAGCTCGGCCTTATCGTGGTCGATTACCTGCAGCTGATGAGTGGCTCGGGCGCCGGTAGCGCGGACAACCGCGCCACCGAACTGGGCGAAATCTCCCGGGGCCTGAAGATGCTGGCCAAGGAACTGCAGTGCCCGGTGATCGCGCTGTCGCAGCTCAACCGCTCGGTGGAGCAGCGCACCGACAAGCGGCCCATGATGTCCGACCTGCGCGAATCGGGCGCCATCGAGCAGGATGCGGACATCATCATGTTCATCTACCGCGACGACTACTACAACAAGGACTCCAAGGAGCCCAACGTGGCCGAGGTCATCATCGGCAAGCAGCGGAACGGCCCTACGGGCACGGTGAAGCTGTTCTTCCAGAAGAACCAGACGCGTTTCGAGAACCTGGCCCAGGGCTACGGCGGCGACGATTACTGA
- the thrC gene encoding threonine synthase codes for MLYLSTRGHPDRKRFCDILLEGLAPDGGLYLPERYPQIDDAALTRLRKAYHEQGYAELAFQILSLYIDDIPAADLKRLCEKTYTAEVFGTGEIVPLRHLEDGLWLEALSNGPTLAFKDMAMQLLGNLFEYELGRRGEELNILGATSGDTGSAAEYAMRGKQGVRVFMTSPHGRMSAFQQAQMFSLQDENIHNIAIEGVFDDCQDIVKAVSNDLAFKRQYKIGTVNSINWARLLAQVVYYFAGYVQATERNDQKVSFTVPSGNFGNVCAGHVARMMGLPIDKLVVATNENDVLDEFFRTGVYRVRGSADTHETSSPSMDISKASNFERFVFDLLGRDAAQTQALFGEALTQDGRFDLSQDARFADAAAKYGFLSGKSTHADRLATIKDNYQRHGVTIDTHTADGVKVALQHRGDPAVPMIVLETALPIKFAETIFEALGHAPERPPKFDGIEALPKRVHVMPADVALVKAYIARHCD; via the coding sequence ATGCTGTACCTCTCCACGCGCGGCCACCCGGACCGCAAGCGCTTCTGCGACATCCTGCTCGAAGGCCTGGCGCCCGATGGCGGGCTGTACCTGCCCGAGCGCTATCCGCAGATCGATGACGCGGCCCTCACGCGCCTGCGCAAGGCCTACCACGAGCAGGGCTACGCCGAGCTGGCGTTCCAGATCCTGTCGCTGTACATCGACGACATTCCGGCGGCTGACCTCAAGCGCCTGTGCGAGAAGACGTACACGGCCGAAGTCTTTGGCACCGGCGAGATCGTGCCGCTGCGCCACCTCGAAGACGGCCTCTGGCTCGAAGCCCTGTCCAACGGCCCCACGCTGGCCTTCAAGGACATGGCCATGCAGCTGCTGGGCAACCTGTTCGAGTACGAACTGGGCCGCCGCGGCGAAGAGCTGAACATCCTCGGCGCGACCAGTGGCGACACCGGCAGCGCGGCCGAGTACGCCATGCGCGGCAAGCAGGGCGTGCGCGTCTTCATGACCAGCCCGCACGGCCGCATGAGTGCCTTCCAGCAGGCGCAGATGTTCAGCCTGCAGGACGAGAACATCCACAACATCGCCATCGAAGGCGTGTTCGACGACTGCCAGGACATCGTCAAGGCCGTGAGCAACGACCTGGCGTTCAAGCGCCAGTACAAGATCGGCACCGTCAACTCGATCAACTGGGCGCGCCTGCTGGCGCAGGTCGTGTACTACTTCGCCGGCTACGTGCAGGCGACGGAGCGCAACGACCAGAAGGTGAGCTTCACCGTGCCGTCGGGCAACTTCGGCAACGTCTGCGCCGGCCATGTGGCGCGCATGATGGGCCTGCCCATCGACAAGCTGGTGGTCGCCACCAACGAGAACGACGTGCTGGACGAGTTCTTCCGCACCGGCGTGTACCGTGTGCGCGGCAGCGCCGACACGCACGAGACGTCGAGCCCGTCGATGGACATCAGCAAGGCCAGCAACTTCGAGCGCTTCGTGTTCGACCTGCTGGGCCGCGATGCCGCGCAGACCCAGGCACTGTTCGGCGAAGCCCTGACCCAGGACGGCCGTTTCGACCTGAGCCAGGATGCGCGCTTTGCCGACGCGGCCGCGAAGTACGGCTTCCTGAGCGGCAAGAGCACGCACGCCGACCGCCTTGCGACCATCAAGGACAACTACCAGCGCCACGGCGTGACCATCGACACCCACACCGCCGACGGCGTGAAGGTGGCGCTGCAGCACCGGGGCGACCCGGCGGTGCCGATGATCGTGCTGGAGACGGCCCTGCCCATCAAGTTCGCCGAGACCATCTTCGAAGCCCTGGGCCATGCGCCCGAGCGGCCGCCGAAGTTCGACGGCATCGAGGCCCTGCCCAAGCGCGTGCACGTCATGCCGGCCGATGTGGCCCTGGTGAAGGCCTACATCGCACGGCATTGCGATTGA
- a CDS encoding MoaD/ThiS family protein, which yields MTDAVHKTIEVRYFASIREAVGQGSETVRTTAATLGALRDELIARGAPWADCLARGRAVRMALDQTMSGDDVALADRAEVAFFPPVTGG from the coding sequence ATGACCGACGCCGTCCACAAGACCATCGAGGTGCGCTACTTCGCCTCCATCCGCGAAGCCGTGGGCCAGGGCAGCGAAACCGTGCGCACCACGGCCGCCACGCTGGGCGCCCTGCGCGACGAGCTCATCGCGCGCGGCGCGCCCTGGGCCGACTGCCTGGCCCGCGGCCGGGCCGTGCGCATGGCGCTCGACCAGACCATGAGCGGCGACGACGTGGCCCTGGCCGACCGCGCCGAGGTGGCGTTCTTCCCGCCCGTCACGGGCGGGTGA